The Hymenobacter sp. GOD-10R genome includes a window with the following:
- the paaA gene encoding 1,2-phenylacetyl-CoA epoxidase subunit PaaA encodes METAELTQEEVFQQRIDADQRIEPKDWMPDAYRKTLIRQISQHAHSELVGMLPEGNWITRAPSLKRKSILLAKVQDEAGHGLYLYSAAETLGASRDQMLADLHAGKAKYSSIFNYPTLSWADIGCVGWLVDGAAILNQVPLCRTSYGPYARAMVRVCKEESFHQRQGFEIMQTLCEGAPEQKAMAQEALNRWWWPTLMMFGPKDDESPNTARSMQWRIKRFTNDELRQKFVDMMVPQAEFLGLTVPDAKLQWNEAKKGYDFGDVDWAEFWQVVNGNGLCNHDRLQARVQAHEEGAWVREAALAHAKKRAERV; translated from the coding sequence ATGGAAACGGCAGAACTTACCCAGGAAGAGGTTTTTCAGCAACGCATTGATGCTGACCAGCGCATCGAGCCGAAGGACTGGATGCCCGATGCGTACCGCAAGACACTGATCCGGCAGATTTCGCAGCATGCGCACTCCGAGCTTGTGGGCATGCTGCCGGAAGGCAACTGGATTACGCGGGCACCTTCGCTCAAGCGCAAATCCATCTTGCTGGCCAAGGTCCAAGACGAAGCCGGCCACGGCCTCTACCTCTACAGCGCCGCCGAGACCCTAGGTGCCTCCCGCGACCAAATGCTTGCTGACCTCCACGCGGGCAAGGCCAAGTATTCCAGCATCTTCAACTACCCCACGCTGAGCTGGGCCGATATCGGTTGTGTGGGCTGGCTCGTAGATGGGGCCGCCATTTTGAACCAGGTGCCGCTGTGCCGCACTTCGTATGGGCCGTACGCTCGTGCCATGGTGCGCGTGTGCAAGGAAGAAAGCTTCCACCAACGTCAGGGCTTCGAGATTATGCAAACGCTCTGCGAAGGCGCCCCCGAGCAGAAAGCCATGGCCCAAGAAGCGCTGAACCGCTGGTGGTGGCCCACGCTGATGATGTTCGGCCCGAAAGACGACGAGTCGCCCAATACGGCTAGGTCGATGCAGTGGCGCATCAAGCGCTTTACCAACGACGAGCTACGGCAGAAGTTTGTGGACATGATGGTGCCGCAAGCGGAGTTCCTAGGCCTGACCGTACCCGACGCCAAGCTCCAGTGGAACGAAGCGAAAAAAGGCTACGACTTTGGCGACGTAGACTGGGCGGAGTTCTGGCAAGTGGTGAACGGCAACGGCCTTTGCAACCACGACCGTCTTCAGGCCCGCGTGCAAGCCCACGAAGAAGGCGCCTGGGTACGCGAAGCGGCCCTAGCTCACGCTAAGAAACGGGCTGAACGCGTGTAG